A portion of the Bulleidia sp. zg-1006 genome contains these proteins:
- a CDS encoding FAD:protein FMN transferase, with amino-acid sequence MKKISKKMLIALLSVTLFSACSETKITSYKNVSYDSGFDTSYAYLENTKKTEAEAKKNFIESSKLLKHYNELFDIYRSYSGIHNLKTINDQAGKKPVQVEQEIIDLLKEAKKMYDLSKGEFDVTMGATLKLWHQYREEGMALNQKKKRGNLPSKAELEATKSHRGWDKIQIDEEKKTVFITDPKVSLDVGGIAKGYASELVAKELEKRGVHSGYVNVGRNIRTIGSKPNNEAWSIGITDPEGKLPGGLLAYKKQGNFSFVTSGDYERYYIASDGKTYSHIIDPKTLFPANKYRSVTVLTADSGLADAMSTSLFTLSIEDGKKLIEKIKQESGQEINAVWVMNPDKVQDKNYTMVDQYAISYTDGLKDQLTFNQ; translated from the coding sequence ATGAAAAAAATTTCTAAAAAAATGCTTATCGCCCTCTTAAGTGTCACCCTGTTCAGTGCTTGTTCCGAAACAAAAATCACAAGCTACAAAAATGTCAGCTATGACTCCGGTTTTGATACCTCGTATGCTTATCTTGAAAATACCAAGAAAACGGAAGCAGAGGCTAAGAAAAATTTCATTGAAAGCAGCAAGCTTCTAAAACATTACAATGAACTCTTCGATATTTATCGTAGCTATAGTGGTATCCATAATCTAAAAACCATCAATGACCAAGCTGGTAAAAAACCGGTTCAAGTTGAACAAGAAATCATTGATTTATTAAAAGAAGCGAAGAAGATGTACGACTTATCCAAGGGTGAATTTGATGTTACCATGGGGGCTACTTTAAAACTTTGGCATCAATACCGAGAAGAAGGAATGGCTCTTAATCAGAAAAAGAAAAGGGGCAATCTGCCAAGTAAAGCTGAATTAGAAGCAACGAAGTCCCATCGTGGTTGGGATAAAATCCAAATTGATGAAGAAAAGAAAACGGTCTTTATCACGGATCCAAAAGTTAGTTTGGATGTTGGTGGTATTGCGAAGGGTTATGCGAGTGAACTGGTAGCGAAAGAATTGGAAAAGCGTGGTGTCCACTCCGGTTATGTGAATGTTGGTAGAAACATTCGTACCATTGGTTCAAAACCAAATAACGAAGCTTGGTCCATTGGTATCACCGATCCGGAAGGTAAACTACCGGGTGGTTTATTAGCTTATAAGAAACAAGGTAATTTCTCCTTTGTGACATCGGGAGATTATGAACGTTATTACATAGCAAGCGATGGTAAAACTTATTCCCATATCATCGATCCAAAAACCTTATTCCCGGCCAATAAATATCGTTCTGTAACCGTATTAACAGCTGACTCCGGTTTGGCTGATGCAATGAGTACAAGCTTATTTACTCTAAGCATTGAAGATGGAAAGAAACTAATTGAAAAAATCAAACAAGAAAGCGGACAAGAAATAAATGCAGTTTGGGTTATGAACCCCGATAAAGTTCAAGATAAGAATTACACCATGGTAGACCAATACGCGATTTCTTATACCGATGGATTAAAAGACCAATTAACTTTCAACCAATAA